The region GTCGATCTGCTCCCGCGTCCCGTGCGCGAGCAGCAGGTTCGCATTCGCCACCGTCAGGAACGGATAGGCGGACGTGCCGATGTTGGCCGCCTGGAACCACAGGAAGCAGGCCTGCACGACCACCGCCGGCAGCTGCATACCGCCGACCTCGGCGTCCATCCCGGCGCCGAGGATCCCGGTCTCGGCGAAGACGTCCAGCGCGGCCTTCACCTCGGGCAGGATCTCGACCCGCTCGCCGTCGAACACGGGTTCGTTCGTGTCCGAGAGCTTGCGGTGCGGGAGGAAGTGCTCGGTCGCGACCTCCGCCGCGAGGTCCAGGGCCGCGGCGAAGGTGTCCCGGTCGTGCTCGGCGTAGCGCTCCCGCTTCGTCAGCGAATCGACGTCGAGCCACTCGTGGAGGAGGAAGTCGAGGTCCCGGCGCGACATCAGCAGTGAGCGCATGGCGCTCACCCTGCCACGCGGTTTCACTCCACTGCGAGGTCCGTCCCGCACCGCTCGCACCGCGTCGGCCGGGCCTCGGTCAGGAAGCCCCCGCACTCGGGGCAGACCCGGTCCAGCCAGCAGACCGGGTCGCCGCCGACGTCCTCGTCCGGATCCACCCCTGGATGGTCCCTCACCGGCAGCCGGACCGCTGGGCGCGTCGCCCCCGGCGTTGGTTCTCCGTTCATCTGCTGTTCGCCCACGGTGCCTACCGTTTCACGTGGCAACACCTTCGGAGGAACCCCTGACATGGACGTGTCCGTGATGGTCGTCGTGGTCGTCGTGACCGCGCTGATCTTCGACTTCACCAACGGCTTCCACGACACGGCCAACGCCATGGCCACGTCCATCGCCACCGGGGCCCTGAGACCCAAGGTCGCCGTCCTCGTCGCGGGCGTGCTGAACCTGGTCGGCGCGTTCCTCTCGGTGGAGGTCGCCCGGACGATCTCGAGCGGACTCGTCGACGAAACCAGGATCACCCCGGTGGTGATCTTCGCCGGCCTGGTCGGCGCGATCCTGTGGAACCTGCTCACCTGGCTGCTCGGCCTGCCCTCGAGCTCGTCGCACGCGCTGTTCGGTGGCCTGATCGGCGCGTCGATCGTCGCCGCAGGCACCGGCGCGGTGCACTTCGGCGCGGTGCTGAGCAAGGTCGTCGTCCCGGCCGTGATCTCCCCCGTGCTCGCCGGCGTCGTCGCCCTGATCGGCACCTACATCGCCTACCGCAGCACCGCCCGCGCGGACGAGGGCACCGTCACCCGCGGTTTCCGGGCCGGGCAGGTCGTGTCCGCCTCCATGGTCGCGCTGGCGCACGGGACCAACGACGCGCAGAAGACGATGGGCATCATCACCCTGACCCTGATCACCGCCGGGGTGCTGGCCCCGGACTCCGGGCCGCCGTTCTGGGTGATCCTCGCTGCCGGCCTGGCCATCGCGATCGGCACCTACGTCGGCGGCTGGCGGATCATCCGGACGCTGGGCAAGCGCGTCAGCGACATCGAGACCCCGCAGGGCTTCGCCGCCGAGACCTCCTCGACGGCAGTCATCCTGGCCTCGTCCCACCTGGGCTTCGCCCTGTCGACCACCCAGGTCGCCACGGGTGCGATCTTCGGTGCCGGCGCCGGCCGGCGGCTGGCCTCGGTGCGCTGGGGCGTGGCCGGGCAGATGGCCGTCGCCTGGATCCTGACGCTGCCGGCTGCCGCGCTCGTCGGCGCCGCAGCCGCCTGGGTCGCCTCGGCCGGCACCTTCGGCACGGTGGTCGTGGCGGTCGTCGGGGTGGCCGTCGCCGCCGGGATCTACGCCGCTTCGCGCCGCAGGCCGATCACCGCGGACAACGTCAACGAGGTCCCGACGCCCGTGGCGGCCGAGCCCGTCGCCGCCGCTCGGTGAGAGAGGAGGAACACCGATGACCCTCGCCTGGGGTTCCCTGCTGGTCGTCTGCGTGGTCTCGCTGGTCGCCGGGGTCGCGGTGTGCGCCCTGGTCTCGTTCGCCCTGGTCGGACTGTCCGCCCGCACGCCGCGACCGGTCGGCGGGCCGGACGACGGCGCCCGGCCCGCCCTGAGCCCGCGCGCCGGCACAGCGATCGCCGTGCTGTGCCTGGGCGCGACCCTGCTGATCGTGGGTTACGGCCTCTACATCGTCATCGCCTGACCCCGGACATCCCCCGAGCGCCGGTCCCGAGGGACCGGCGCTCCTGTCGTGCCCGGTCTACAGGACGCCGGTCGCCACCGGAGGCGGAGGCAGGCGACCGATCGACGGGTCGAGGACCGACGCCGCGATCCGGCCCCGGTGCGCCTCCGCGCTGCCCAGCAGGGCGGCGTCGGTGATCGCCCGCTTGTAGTACAGATGCGCCTGGTACTCCCAGGTGAAGCCGATGCCCCCGTGCAGCTGCACGGTCCCGGACGCGACGTCGACGAAGGCGTCCGAGCAGGTGGCCTGGGCGATACTCGCGGCGAGCCACGGGTCGTCCGTGCCGTCCTGCAGCGCCCATGCCGCGTGGTAGGCGGCGGAGCGGGCGTGCTCGACGGACACGAGCATGTCCGCGAGGCGGTGCTTCACCGCCTGGAAAGAGCCGATGGGCCGGCCGAACTGCAGCCGCTCCTTCGCGTACCCGACGGTCAGGTCCAGCAGGTGCTGCGCCCCGCCGACCTGCTCCGCCGCCAGCAGCGTCGCCCCGACGTCGAGGGCGTGCGCGCAGACCCGCTCCGCCTCCTCCGGCCCGGCGAGCAGCCGCGCCGGGGCGTCGGTGAGCCGGACCGTGGCCTGCCGGCGGGTCATGTCGAGCGTGGAGAGCACCTGCCGCTCGACGCCGGCCGCGTCGCCCTCCACGACGAACAGCGCGACGCCGTCCGGTCCGCTGGCCGCGACGAGCAGGACGTCCGCCGCGGCGGCGTCGACCACCCGCTCGACCACGCCCGTCAGTCCCCAGCCGTCCCCGGACCGCGTCGCGCCGACCGTCAGGGACGTCGGGTCGAACCGGCCCCCGCGGTCCGCCACGGCGAACGCCGCCGTGCGCGCGCCCTCGACCAGGGGCTCCAGCGTCTCGGACCGCACCGGCCCTTCGGACGACGCGACGAGCGCCGGGATCGCGAGCCCGACCGTGCCGAACACGGGACCGCAGAACAACGCCGCCCCGAGCTCCTCGACGACCACGGCCTGGTCGACCAGTGTGCCCCCCGCGCCGCCCAGCTCCTCGGGCACCGCCAGGCCCAGGACCCCCAGCTCCGCCCCGAGGCGGGCCCACGACTTGGGGTCGTACCCGGTGGGCGACTCCATCAACGCCCGCACCGTCGCCTCGTCCGAGAACTCGGCACAGAACTTGCGTACCGCGCGTCGCAGCTCCTGCTGCTCGTCGGTGAAGGCGAACTCGGTGTTCGCGAGTTCGGGGTTCTCGGCCTGCTCAGCCACGGGGCACCTCGCGCCAGGGTCGGTCGGAGTCGGCGCGCATGTCCCCGGGCAGGCCGAGGATGCGTTCGCCGAGGATGTTGCGCAGCACCTCGGAGGTGCCGCCCTCGATGGTGTTGGCCCGCGAGCGCAGGAACCGCTGCTGGATCGGGCCGCGGTAGTCCTCGT is a window of Pseudonocardia sp. T1-2H DNA encoding:
- a CDS encoding acyl-CoA dehydrogenase family protein, giving the protein MRSLLMSRRDLDFLLHEWLDVDSLTKRERYAEHDRDTFAAALDLAAEVATEHFLPHRKLSDTNEPVFDGERVEILPEVKAALDVFAETGILGAGMDAEVGGMQLPAVVVQACFLWFQAANIGTSAYPFLTVANANLLLAHGTREQIDTWVRPMVEGRYFGTMCLSEPQAGSSLTDVTTRAVPQDDGTYRITGTKMWISGGEHELSGNIVHLVLAKIPGVRPA
- a CDS encoding inorganic phosphate transporter; its protein translation is MDVSVMVVVVVVTALIFDFTNGFHDTANAMATSIATGALRPKVAVLVAGVLNLVGAFLSVEVARTISSGLVDETRITPVVIFAGLVGAILWNLLTWLLGLPSSSSHALFGGLIGASIVAAGTGAVHFGAVLSKVVVPAVISPVLAGVVALIGTYIAYRSTARADEGTVTRGFRAGQVVSASMVALAHGTNDAQKTMGIITLTLITAGVLAPDSGPPFWVILAAGLAIAIGTYVGGWRIIRTLGKRVSDIETPQGFAAETSSTAVILASSHLGFALSTTQVATGAIFGAGAGRRLASVRWGVAGQMAVAWILTLPAAALVGAAAAWVASAGTFGTVVVAVVGVAVAAGIYAASRRRPITADNVNEVPTPVAAEPVAAAR
- a CDS encoding acyl-CoA dehydrogenase family protein; translated protein: MAEQAENPELANTEFAFTDEQQELRRAVRKFCAEFSDEATVRALMESPTGYDPKSWARLGAELGVLGLAVPEELGGAGGTLVDQAVVVEELGAALFCGPVFGTVGLAIPALVASSEGPVRSETLEPLVEGARTAAFAVADRGGRFDPTSLTVGATRSGDGWGLTGVVERVVDAAAADVLLVAASGPDGVALFVVEGDAAGVERQVLSTLDMTRRQATVRLTDAPARLLAGPEEAERVCAHALDVGATLLAAEQVGGAQHLLDLTVGYAKERLQFGRPIGSFQAVKHRLADMLVSVEHARSAAYHAAWALQDGTDDPWLAASIAQATCSDAFVDVASGTVQLHGGIGFTWEYQAHLYYKRAITDAALLGSAEAHRGRIAASVLDPSIGRLPPPPVATGVL